In Dehalococcoidia bacterium, the following are encoded in one genomic region:
- a CDS encoding transglutaminase domain-containing protein — protein sequence MTVSEVIRTQAAQLASDRSSPLQVSETIARFVRDQIPYYLDEWDLSAEDVLKRRRGMCAGKALLAAELHRAVGIPTCFKVIRILGEGGLFDFMAGQLRENPPAEHSAGEIWGVLQSIQSLPPERDHILVQVWLNDRWVDLDLSRDSDLDFGMRLVGIWRERKVLSEEGPYDSLDGWLEQRMLRRAVTSDRRTFFDVANGLMEQIREVGRIGKAAGVRVWTDDEVRKSVREWGTIPDCPTGNSDETALINRIYVSVRQNIKRGRFWELPNVLAQRQSDCLGYARLLTFLAIDSGLDAETIEVVQDNAGRYVPHYVCMVKLSDGTRQLIDPWYGSADISHSLMIARTDDGGRMLTCLMNMDALQSIPQVYGLSPGQLRGVSFYVSGNSFLARDLEAQAIDCYTASIWLYPSNPRTFFNRAIALERLHRREQAREDYRQAFAIEPSLERVQATVEPIEGLIELDEKGLSEADQQVYLLRKGFVTGKEETWSEIAARCGITPSGAQKIFHSVQKRLQTN from the coding sequence ATGACAGTCAGTGAAGTGATTCGAACTCAGGCAGCTCAGTTGGCTTCCGATAGAAGCTCACCCCTTCAAGTTTCCGAAACCATTGCCCGGTTTGTGCGAGACCAAATACCCTATTATCTCGATGAGTGGGACCTAAGTGCCGAGGATGTTCTGAAGCGAAGGCGAGGGATGTGCGCCGGAAAAGCGCTGCTTGCCGCCGAACTTCACCGCGCTGTGGGAATTCCCACTTGTTTCAAGGTGATCAGAATACTGGGAGAAGGGGGACTCTTCGATTTCATGGCAGGGCAGTTGCGGGAAAATCCTCCTGCCGAACACTCCGCCGGGGAGATATGGGGAGTCTTGCAGTCGATCCAGTCTTTGCCGCCGGAGCGCGACCACATTCTGGTGCAGGTCTGGTTGAACGATCGGTGGGTGGATCTTGACTTGTCCAGAGATAGCGACCTGGACTTCGGAATGCGCCTGGTCGGCATTTGGAGGGAGCGCAAAGTGCTCTCCGAAGAGGGCCCTTATGATTCTCTGGATGGCTGGCTGGAGCAGAGGATGCTCCGACGGGCGGTCACGAGCGATAGAAGAACCTTCTTCGACGTCGCTAATGGGCTCATGGAACAGATCAGAGAGGTGGGAAGGATAGGGAAGGCGGCTGGCGTTCGGGTGTGGACGGACGATGAAGTGAGGAAGTCGGTCCGGGAATGGGGAACGATTCCGGACTGTCCCACGGGTAACAGTGACGAAACTGCCCTCATAAACCGGATCTATGTCAGCGTCAGACAAAACATCAAGCGCGGAAGGTTCTGGGAGTTGCCGAATGTGTTGGCCCAGCGTCAGTCTGATTGCCTGGGCTATGCTCGCCTGTTGACATTTTTGGCAATCGATTCAGGTCTTGACGCTGAAACGATAGAAGTGGTGCAGGATAACGCGGGGAGATACGTTCCTCACTATGTTTGTATGGTTAAGCTCTCCGATGGCACCCGGCAGTTGATTGATCCCTGGTATGGTTCTGCCGATATCAGCCACTCTCTGATGATCGCCCGGACGGACGATGGCGGAAGGATGCTGACGTGTCTAATGAACATGGATGCGCTGCAATCGATTCCGCAGGTATACGGCTTGAGTCCGGGGCAATTGAGAGGGGTTTCTTTTTACGTATCGGGCAACTCCTTTTTGGCTCGCGATCTGGAGGCGCAGGCGATAGACTGCTATACGGCTTCAATCTGGCTCTATCCCTCAAACCCCAGGACTTTCTTCAACCGCGCCATTGCATTGGAGAGGCTCCACCGAAGAGAGCAGGCTCGGGAAGATTACCGGCAGGCCTTCGCCATCGAACCTTCGCTGGAGAGGGTTCAGGCGACGGTTGAACCGATTGAGGGGCTGATCGAGTTGGATGAAAAAGGCCTTAGCGAGGCAGATCAACAGGTCTATCTGCTCCGCAAGGGCTTTGTTACTGGAAAAGAGGAAACTTGGAGCGAGATCGCCGCCAGATGCGGCATCACTCCCTCTGGGGCTCAAAAGATATTCCACTCCGTGCAGAAGCGCTTACAAACCAACTAA
- the prfA gene encoding peptide chain release factor 1 gives MFDRLDSLEKRYEEIHTLMAQQDACSNIELLQKLAQEEASIKELAAQYREYKTVLAKLNETKAMQSDGLDGEMADLINQEIESLDKRRESLVGAMKLALIPKHPADQKDVIMEIRAGTGGEEAALFAGDLFRAYTRYALARGWQVETLDTHETGIGGFKEIIFGIKGKEVFSRLKYERGVHRVQRVPLTESGGRIHTSTATVAVLPKVDEVEVSINPDDLRIDIFHSGGAGGQNVNKVSTAIRITHIPTGLVVTCQDERSQLKNKTKALSVLRARLYDQEQSKQFKERTENRRSQVGSGERSEKIRTYNFPQSRVTDHRIGLTLHNLKAVLEGELDQLIDALIASEQPSE, from the coding sequence ATGTTCGATCGATTAGACTCCCTCGAAAAGCGATATGAGGAAATCCACACCCTCATGGCTCAACAAGATGCGTGCTCCAATATCGAGCTATTGCAGAAATTGGCTCAGGAGGAAGCCTCTATCAAGGAGCTTGCGGCTCAGTACCGGGAATACAAAACTGTCCTGGCGAAACTTAATGAAACCAAGGCGATGCAAAGTGACGGCCTCGATGGTGAGATGGCGGATTTGATTAACCAGGAAATCGAATCTCTAGACAAACGCCGGGAGAGTCTGGTAGGAGCGATGAAACTGGCTCTCATACCTAAACACCCTGCCGATCAGAAGGACGTGATCATGGAAATCCGCGCTGGTACCGGGGGAGAAGAAGCAGCCCTCTTTGCCGGCGACCTTTTCCGCGCATATACTCGTTATGCTCTGGCCAGGGGATGGCAGGTGGAAACCCTGGATACGCATGAAACCGGAATCGGCGGTTTCAAGGAGATTATTTTCGGAATCAAGGGGAAAGAGGTATTCAGCAGGCTCAAGTATGAGCGGGGAGTTCATCGGGTCCAGCGGGTGCCTCTCACCGAATCGGGAGGGCGAATTCATACCTCGACTGCTACCGTGGCCGTGCTACCAAAAGTGGATGAGGTGGAGGTATCCATCAACCCCGACGATCTGCGGATCGATATCTTCCACTCGGGTGGAGCGGGGGGACAAAACGTAAATAAGGTGTCCACCGCCATCCGCATCACCCATATCCCAACCGGGTTGGTGGTCACGTGTCAGGACGAGCGTTCCCAGCTCAAGAACAAAACGAAGGCCCTGTCGGTGCTCCGGGCTCGCCTGTATGATCAGGAACAATCCAAACAGTTCAAAGAGAGGACAGAGAATCGCCGTTCACAGGTGGGAAGTGGAGAACGCTCAGAGAAAATACGCACCTACAATTTCCCTCAGTCGCGGGTTACGGACCATCGAATTGGGCTGACGCTCCACAACCTCAAAGCCGTCCTGGAGGGAGAACTCGATCAGCTCATCGATGCGCTGATCGCTTCCGAACAACCCTCTGAATAA
- the rpmE gene encoding 50S ribosomal protein L31: MKEKVHPKYYDEAKVVCSCGNTFSVGATQPMLKVEVCSKCHPFFSGKQHMMDTAGQIERFKKRYKIKD, from the coding sequence ATGAAAGAGAAAGTACATCCCAAATACTATGATGAAGCGAAAGTGGTTTGTTCCTGTGGAAACACCTTCTCCGTTGGCGCGACTCAGCCAATGCTCAAGGTAGAAGTTTGCAGCAAGTGCCATCCGTTCTTCAGCGGCAAGCAACATATGATGGATACTGCCGGTCAGATTGAGCGGTTCAAGAAACGGTACAAGATCAAGGACTAG
- the prmC gene encoding peptide chain release factor N(5)-glutamine methyltransferase has translation MSDINYQGLFPRDRPFEKMKVIRQALEESMKALESAGIEEACLESEILLRHVLGLSKAELHARIDDPLSADQSQALNHLLQRRLTHEPSAYITGHKEFYGIDFYVNRATLIPRPETEILVEQALELLRYNPTARIIDVGTGCGAIAIALAIHLPQAMVCATDISASALRVAASNCFRNDVPNRVHLIQADLLGSILGPFDLIVANLPYVSDMEMRDLSKEIRLFEPNHALAGGPDGLGLISRLLPQAKDRVRSGGAILLEIGQTQRRAAIHQVRQYFPGAPIKAIPDLSQKDRGILVKV, from the coding sequence GTGTCAGACATCAATTATCAGGGTTTGTTCCCGCGTGATCGCCCTTTTGAAAAGATGAAGGTCATCAGACAAGCGCTCGAAGAATCGATGAAAGCACTCGAATCGGCTGGGATCGAAGAGGCTTGTCTGGAGTCTGAGATTCTGCTGCGTCACGTACTCGGTTTGAGCAAGGCAGAACTCCACGCTCGAATTGATGATCCTCTATCGGCTGATCAATCTCAGGCCCTGAATCATCTCTTGCAGCGTCGCCTCACCCATGAACCCTCAGCCTACATCACGGGCCACAAAGAATTCTACGGTATCGATTTCTACGTCAATCGTGCGACACTCATCCCCCGACCTGAAACTGAAATCCTGGTTGAGCAAGCGCTGGAACTACTGCGCTATAATCCCACAGCTCGGATCATCGACGTCGGTACCGGCTGCGGCGCTATTGCCATAGCTCTGGCCATCCATTTGCCCCAAGCCATGGTCTGTGCCACCGACATCTCGGCATCAGCATTGCGAGTGGCTGCATCAAACTGTTTCAGGAATGATGTGCCCAATCGAGTTCATCTGATTCAGGCCGATCTTCTGGGATCGATCCTCGGGCCTTTTGATCTCATCGTTGCCAACCTGCCCTATGTGAGCGATATGGAGATGAGGGACCTGAGCAAAGAAATCCGTCTCTTCGAACCGAATCACGCGCTGGCTGGCGGACCGGACGGACTTGGATTGATCTCCCGGCTTCTTCCTCAAGCAAAAGACAGGGTGCGAAGCGGAGGAGCAATCCTATTGGAGATTGGCCAAACCCAGCGCAGGGCCGCAATCCATCAGGTGAGACAATATTTCCCTGGGGCCCCAATAAAGGCAATCCCGGATTTGAGCCAAAAGGACAGGGGCATCCTGGTGAAAGTCTAA
- a CDS encoding FAD-dependent oxidoreductase, translated as MAKIYDVVIVGGGPAGIFTALELAKSSDLRVLILEKGPALNKRCCPSVIDNTDCLSCSPCDMVSGWGGAGAFSDGKLTLSSDVGGRLTDYQGVENTEALIRYVDRCYLRFGAPEVLHGIGPEVEGLKQKAKLAGLNLIPVPVRHLGTERCYGVLQRMQGFLADRVEMQTDITAESILIRNGRARGIESRDGQRIEARHVVVAPGREGSDWLVKEAFRLKLTKHNNPIDIGLRVEVPNAVLAELTDALYECKLEFYSRTFKDRIRTFCMCPAGEVTMESTGGADPVITVNGHSYAHRKTANTNFALLGSASFAEPFHDPITYGRSVARLANLLSGGAILQRLGDLKKGRSSASENVHQWKVQPTLRAAAPGDISAALPYRFLKGINEMLTAMDKLAPGVASPHTLLYGIEVKFYSSRLQLTQNLETEVPNLYAIGDGAGVSRGLVQASASGVIAAREILRRTGKGTRSS; from the coding sequence ATGGCCAAAATCTATGACGTTGTTATTGTGGGCGGCGGTCCTGCGGGCATATTTACAGCTCTTGAATTAGCCAAATCCTCTGACCTTCGTGTTCTTATCCTCGAAAAAGGCCCCGCTCTCAACAAGCGGTGCTGCCCCAGCGTTATCGATAATACCGATTGCCTTTCCTGTTCCCCTTGCGATATGGTGAGTGGGTGGGGCGGGGCGGGGGCCTTCAGCGATGGCAAGCTCACTTTGTCCTCTGATGTGGGTGGGCGGCTTACGGATTACCAGGGGGTGGAAAACACCGAGGCCCTGATCCGCTACGTGGACCGATGTTACCTGAGATTTGGAGCCCCTGAGGTTCTCCATGGAATCGGCCCCGAGGTCGAAGGCTTAAAACAGAAGGCAAAGCTGGCCGGATTGAATTTGATTCCGGTACCGGTTCGGCATCTGGGGACTGAACGCTGCTATGGCGTGTTGCAGCGCATGCAGGGTTTCCTGGCGGATCGGGTAGAAATGCAAACAGATATCACCGCTGAATCTATCCTGATCCGCAATGGCAGGGCCAGGGGGATTGAAAGCCGGGATGGTCAAAGAATCGAAGCTCGCCATGTGGTTGTGGCTCCTGGCAGGGAGGGATCGGATTGGCTGGTAAAAGAGGCCTTTCGGCTTAAACTCACCAAGCATAACAATCCCATCGATATCGGCCTCCGGGTTGAAGTGCCGAATGCGGTGCTTGCGGAACTGACCGATGCCCTCTACGAATGCAAATTAGAGTTCTATTCCCGGACGTTCAAGGACCGGATCAGGACGTTTTGTATGTGCCCTGCTGGCGAGGTCACTATGGAATCGACCGGCGGTGCCGATCCGGTGATCACAGTCAACGGGCATAGTTATGCCCATCGCAAGACCGCTAATACCAACTTTGCCCTCCTCGGCAGCGCCAGCTTCGCAGAGCCCTTCCACGATCCCATAACCTACGGCCGATCCGTGGCACGCCTGGCAAATCTTCTGAGCGGCGGCGCTATTCTACAGCGCCTGGGTGATTTGAAAAAGGGCAGATCTTCCGCCTCCGAAAATGTGCATCAATGGAAAGTCCAGCCCACATTAAGGGCTGCTGCTCCGGGAGATATCAGTGCGGCGCTTCCCTATCGCTTTTTAAAGGGAATCAACGAGATGTTGACGGCTATGGATAAGCTGGCTCCCGGCGTTGCCTCGCCTCATACACTGCTTTATGGGATTGAAGTGAAGTTCTATTCTTCCAGGTTGCAGCTCACGCAGAACCTGGAAACAGAGGTCCCCAATCTGTATGCCATCGGCGATGGTGCTGGCGTCTCTCGTGGACTGGTGCAGGCTTCGGCTTCGGGAGTGATTGCGGCCAGGGAGATATTGA
- the rplU gene encoding 50S ribosomal protein L21 yields the protein MYAIITTGGKQYRVSPGQTIDVERLPGDEGSAIELNEVLMVNDGEKTVVGQPMLNGAKVKATIVSQGRDKKIIVFKYKSKVRYRRKRGHRQAHTRLAINEIVAN from the coding sequence ATTTACGCTATCATTACTACTGGGGGAAAGCAATACCGGGTCTCACCGGGCCAGACGATTGATGTGGAGCGCCTTCCCGGCGATGAGGGCAGTGCGATTGAATTGAATGAAGTTCTCATGGTTAACGATGGTGAGAAGACCGTAGTCGGCCAGCCGATGCTCAACGGGGCCAAGGTCAAGGCCACGATCGTGTCTCAGGGCAGAGACAAGAAGATAATTGTATTCAAGTACAAGAGCAAAGTCCGTTATCGTCGCAAGAGAGGTCATCGTCAGGCTCATACCCGATTGGCGATTAACGAGATTGTAGCAAATTAG
- a CDS encoding acetyl-CoA carboxylase biotin carboxyl carrier protein subunit, with product MSKEVVTAPIPGKVIRVQAQANAKINEGDTICEIESMKMENPITAPVSGVIGEINVAPGQVVKTGQTIAVINY from the coding sequence ATGTCTAAAGAGGTAGTCACTGCCCCCATACCGGGAAAGGTCATCAGAGTTCAAGCGCAAGCAAACGCCAAGATCAATGAAGGCGATACGATCTGCGAAATCGAATCCATGAAAATGGAAAACCCCATCACCGCCCCTGTCTCCGGGGTAATCGGTGAAATCAATGTGGCTCCAGGACAGGTGGTCAAAACGGGCCAGACCATAGCGGTTATCAACTACTAG
- the rpmA gene encoding 50S ribosomal protein L27 encodes MAHKKAGGSSRLGRDSQSQRLGVKKSDGQVVRAGNILVRQRGTKVHLGNNVGLGKDHTIFALIDGKVAFERATKYNKKVSVYPIQDTN; translated from the coding sequence ATGGCACATAAGAAAGCAGGCGGCAGCAGCAGACTAGGGAGAGACAGCCAATCCCAAAGACTCGGAGTCAAGAAGTCGGATGGTCAGGTGGTTCGAGCCGGCAATATCCTGGTGAGGCAGCGAGGCACGAAGGTCCATCTGGGCAACAATGTCGGTTTGGGCAAAGATCATACCATTTTCGCTCTCATCGATGGCAAAGTCGCCTTTGAACGAGCGACCAAATATAATAAAAAAGTGAGTGTCTATCCAATTCAGGACACTAATTGA